In Hyphomicrobium denitrificans 1NES1, one DNA window encodes the following:
- a CDS encoding relaxase/mobilization nuclease domain-containing protein, producing the protein MTTRDDDLRVRPGRINHGNRGAKRPQTFVGEVMRAAKKAGHVGNSFRSSQGRSRSRFGRGRRAAVSIRLRSNARRVVMKARVVRHQGARFRSAPLPKHIAYLKREGVTRDGEDARMFDAASDTADERAFAERCEDDRHHFRFIISPEDAAKIGDLKTFTRELMRDVEKDLGTKLDWVAVDHWNTDNPHVHVLLRGRADDGQDLVISREYISCGFRDRAAERVTLELGPRNEQEIRTALQREVESERWTSLDRGLRDIADECGGVADLRPGPNAEDPELRRLLLGRAAKLERFGLADPVGPACWTLKPGLEQTLRQLGIRGDIIKTMHQAMTADGHEPDVSTFALHGEDPSDPVLGKLIKRGLDDELKGSAYAIVAGIDGRTHHLRFNDIELTGDAPAGAIVEARVYDDANGRRRLSLATRSDLSIETQVSASGATWLDRQLLAKDSPLSGGGFGAEVRDAMEARIDHLAEEGLARRQGQRVVFARELLATLRRRELEDAAAKLSAETGLAHQPAAEGEHVSGVYRQRLTLASGRFAMIDDGLGFQLVPWRPALEKELGRQVSGVLTPGGSVDWNFGKRRGLGL; encoded by the coding sequence ATGACGACGCGCGACGACGACCTGCGCGTCCGGCCTGGGCGCATCAATCACGGCAATCGTGGCGCCAAGCGCCCGCAGACTTTTGTCGGCGAGGTCATGCGGGCCGCGAAGAAGGCCGGGCATGTCGGCAACAGCTTTCGATCGAGCCAGGGCCGGAGCCGGTCCCGGTTCGGCCGCGGTCGCCGGGCGGCGGTCTCGATCCGGCTGCGATCGAATGCCCGCCGCGTGGTGATGAAAGCGCGCGTCGTCCGACACCAGGGGGCGCGCTTCCGATCGGCACCGCTGCCGAAGCACATCGCCTACCTCAAGCGGGAGGGCGTAACACGCGACGGCGAGGACGCGCGCATGTTCGATGCCGCCTCCGACACAGCCGACGAGCGCGCCTTCGCCGAACGGTGCGAGGACGATCGGCACCACTTCCGCTTCATCATCTCGCCGGAGGATGCGGCCAAAATCGGCGACCTCAAGACGTTCACGCGCGAGCTGATGCGCGACGTCGAGAAGGATCTCGGCACCAAGCTCGACTGGGTCGCGGTCGATCACTGGAACACGGATAACCCGCACGTCCATGTCCTCCTTCGGGGCCGCGCCGATGACGGCCAGGACCTGGTCATCAGCCGTGAATATATCAGCTGCGGCTTCCGTGATCGTGCCGCCGAACGCGTCACGCTGGAGCTCGGCCCGCGCAACGAGCAGGAGATCCGCACCGCGCTCCAGCGTGAGGTGGAGTCGGAGCGTTGGACGAGTCTCGACCGCGGATTGCGCGACATCGCGGATGAGTGCGGCGGCGTCGCCGACTTGAGGCCCGGGCCGAACGCCGAGGACCCGGAGCTACGCCGGCTGTTGCTCGGCCGCGCGGCCAAGCTCGAACGCTTTGGCTTGGCCGATCCGGTCGGTCCGGCGTGCTGGACGTTGAAGCCTGGGCTCGAGCAGACGCTGCGCCAGCTCGGCATCCGCGGCGACATCATCAAGACCATGCACCAGGCCATGACCGCCGATGGACATGAACCGGACGTCAGCACCTTCGCTCTGCACGGCGAGGATCCGTCAGACCCGGTGCTGGGCAAACTCATCAAGCGAGGCCTCGACGACGAACTCAAGGGATCGGCCTATGCGATCGTCGCGGGCATCGATGGACGCACGCATCATCTCCGGTTCAATGACATCGAGCTGACCGGCGACGCGCCCGCCGGTGCGATCGTCGAAGCGCGGGTCTACGACGACGCGAACGGGCGGCGCCGCCTGTCGCTCGCGACCCGTTCCGACCTCTCGATCGAGACGCAGGTATCCGCGTCCGGCGCAACCTGGCTCGACCGGCAGCTCCTCGCGAAGGATTCACCGCTTAGCGGTGGTGGGTTCGGCGCCGAGGTCCGCGACGCGATGGAGGCGCGTATCGATCATCTCGCCGAAGAAGGCCTCGCAAGGCGGCAAGGACAGCGTGTCGTCTTCGCACGCGAACTCCTCGCCACGCTGCGACGGCGGGAGTTGGAAGACGCCGCAGCGAAGCTATCTGCCGAGACGGGTCTCGCCCATCAGCCAGCGGCCGAAGGCGAGCATGTGTCGGGCGTCTATCGGCAGCGGCTGACGCTCGCCTCCGGCCGTTTCGCCATGATCGACGACGGACTCGGTTTCCAGCTCGTGCCATGGCGGCCGGCATTGGAGAAGGAGCTCGGCCGCCAAGTCAGTGGCGTACTAACGCCAGGAGGGAGCGTGGATTGGAATTTTGGAAAGCGCCGCGGGCTTGGGCTGTAG
- a CDS encoding heavy-metal-associated domain-containing protein, giving the protein MKTTIGIFAAFGMLLAPFAAHAGEATTVLNVHHAYCALCPSIVKSTLEHVKGVTNVTVGQADANGDMRATIRFDDAQASPAAMIKATTGQGYPAEISKPSKS; this is encoded by the coding sequence ATGAAAACCACGATCGGAATATTCGCCGCGTTTGGAATGCTGCTCGCGCCGTTCGCTGCTCATGCGGGGGAAGCCACGACGGTCCTCAACGTTCATCACGCCTACTGCGCGCTGTGTCCGTCGATCGTCAAGAGCACGCTGGAGCACGTCAAAGGCGTGACAAACGTGACTGTCGGGCAGGCCGACGCCAACGGTGACATGCGGGCCACGATCAGATTTGACGACGCCCAGGCTTCGCCCGCGGCAATGATCAAGGCCACTACCGGCCAGGGATATCCGGCGGAAATCTCGAAGCCATCGAAAAGCTGA
- a CDS encoding conjugal transfer protein TraG, whose product MNATKILWGQILLVCAVVVLFLWAATEWTAWQLAFQPRLGQPWFTLIGWPIYQPPAFFWWWFAYDAYAHDIFVTSGFIAGAGGVAAFVVAVAMSVWRAREVKKITTYGSARWAEAREIRKAGLLHPDGVLLGRWGRAYLRHHGPEHVLCFAPTRSGKGVGLVVPTLLTWPGSAIVHDIKGENWGLTAGWRARFGRALLFDPTNSQSAAYNPLLEVRRGEWEVRDVQNIADVLVDPEGALEKRNHWEKTSHSLLVGTILHVLYAETDKTLAGVANFLSDPKRPIETTLRAMMTTPHLGQKGVHPVVASAARELLNKSENERSGVLSTAMSFLGLYRDPVVAAVTRRCDWRIRDLVEADRPTTLYLVVPPSDISRTKPLVRLILNQIGRRLTEELDSKRRRHRLLLMLDEFPALGRLDFFESALAFMAGYGLKSFLIAQSLNQIEKAYGQNNSILDNCHVRVSFATNDERTAKRVSDALGTATELRAMKNYAGSRLSPWLGHLMISRQETARPLLTPGEVMQLPPDDQLVLVSGCAPIRAKKARYFEDPEMQARILRPPALTRPTSPPVEKDHPIAHEGEWAGQVVIVPSESATEDPANAGIRREPELPDHEEIVPEPKKPAHEFDPLDDEPDDEIQRQRIMQRTFGTVARQVSLDPGDDMQM is encoded by the coding sequence ATGAACGCGACCAAGATTCTCTGGGGCCAAATTCTTCTCGTCTGCGCTGTCGTCGTCCTCTTCCTCTGGGCAGCGACGGAGTGGACGGCTTGGCAGCTCGCCTTCCAGCCACGGCTCGGCCAGCCCTGGTTCACGTTAATCGGCTGGCCGATCTACCAGCCGCCAGCCTTCTTCTGGTGGTGGTTCGCCTATGACGCCTATGCCCACGACATCTTCGTCACCAGCGGCTTCATCGCGGGCGCTGGCGGCGTCGCGGCCTTCGTCGTGGCGGTTGCCATGTCGGTGTGGCGCGCGAGGGAGGTGAAGAAGATCACGACCTATGGCTCCGCACGCTGGGCGGAGGCGCGCGAGATCCGCAAGGCGGGGCTTCTCCATCCCGACGGTGTGCTGTTGGGCCGATGGGGCCGCGCCTACCTCCGCCATCATGGTCCGGAGCATGTGCTGTGCTTCGCGCCGACGCGCTCAGGCAAAGGTGTTGGTCTGGTGGTGCCGACGCTGCTCACCTGGCCCGGCTCCGCGATCGTCCACGACATCAAAGGCGAGAATTGGGGTTTGACCGCCGGCTGGCGCGCACGGTTCGGCCGCGCACTCCTGTTCGACCCGACCAACAGTCAGAGCGCCGCCTACAATCCGCTGCTCGAGGTACGTCGTGGCGAATGGGAAGTTCGTGACGTCCAGAATATAGCCGACGTGCTCGTCGATCCCGAAGGCGCGCTGGAAAAGCGAAACCACTGGGAGAAGACCAGCCACTCATTGCTCGTCGGCACGATCCTGCACGTCCTATACGCCGAGACCGACAAGACTCTTGCTGGCGTGGCCAACTTCCTCTCCGACCCGAAGCGTCCGATCGAGACGACGCTGCGCGCTATGATGACGACGCCGCATCTGGGACAGAAGGGCGTGCATCCCGTCGTCGCCAGCGCCGCACGCGAGCTGTTGAACAAGAGCGAGAACGAACGCTCGGGCGTCCTGTCGACGGCCATGTCGTTTCTCGGTCTCTATCGCGATCCGGTCGTTGCGGCGGTCACGCGACGCTGCGACTGGCGGATCCGCGATCTTGTCGAGGCCGATCGTCCCACGACGCTCTATCTTGTCGTTCCACCTTCCGATATCAGCCGGACCAAACCTCTGGTGCGTCTGATCCTCAACCAAATCGGGCGGCGCCTGACAGAAGAGCTGGACTCGAAACGCCGCCGGCATCGGCTGCTGCTCATGCTCGACGAGTTCCCGGCACTCGGCCGCCTCGACTTCTTCGAGTCGGCTTTGGCGTTCATGGCCGGCTACGGGCTGAAGAGCTTCCTCATTGCCCAGAGTTTGAACCAGATCGAGAAGGCCTACGGGCAGAACAACTCCATTCTCGACAATTGCCATGTGCGGGTGAGCTTCGCGACCAATGACGAACGCACTGCCAAGCGCGTGTCCGATGCACTCGGTACGGCGACCGAGCTGCGCGCGATGAAGAACTACGCCGGCAGCCGGTTGAGCCCGTGGCTCGGTCACTTGATGATTTCACGACAGGAGACGGCGCGGCCGCTCTTGACCCCGGGCGAAGTGATGCAGCTTCCACCTGACGACCAGCTAGTTCTGGTGTCCGGCTGCGCTCCCATCCGGGCGAAGAAGGCGCGGTATTTCGAGGACCCGGAAATGCAGGCGCGTATCCTTCGACCACCGGCGTTGACCAGGCCCACATCCCCGCCGGTCGAGAAGGATCATCCGATCGCGCATGAAGGTGAATGGGCCGGCCAGGTTGTCATCGTGCCGTCCGAGTCAGCGACGGAAGACCCCGCCAATGCTGGCATTCGACGCGAGCCGGAATTGCCCGACCACGAGGAAATCGTGCCGGAACCGAAGAAGCCGGCTCACGAGTTCGATCCCCTGGATGACGAGCCAGACGACGAGATCCAGCGCCAGCGCATCATGCAGCGCACGTTCGGCACCGTCGCGCGCCAGGTCTCACTCGACCCGGGCGATGACATGCAGATGTGA
- a CDS encoding mercuric transporter MerT family protein produces the protein MSDTPTAIGAGPAQATAVAPARQDGDRTPRLLAAGGILGALGAASCCVIPFALFLAGVSGAWIGNLTALEPYQPIFAGVSLAFIGFGAWRLRRKRQVACADGYCATPQSDRIAKIGLWSAATLVVLAVGFPYVARYFL, from the coding sequence ATGAGCGATACACCAACCGCAATCGGCGCTGGGCCAGCCCAGGCAACGGCCGTGGCGCCCGCGCGCCAAGACGGGGATCGAACCCCGCGCCTGCTCGCTGCCGGAGGCATCCTCGGCGCTCTCGGGGCGGCTTCTTGCTGCGTCATTCCCTTCGCGTTGTTCTTGGCTGGCGTCAGCGGCGCCTGGATCGGCAACCTGACCGCGCTCGAGCCCTATCAGCCGATCTTCGCGGGCGTCTCGCTCGCCTTTATCGGTTTCGGCGCCTGGCGCCTCCGGCGCAAGCGGCAGGTCGCATGCGCGGACGGCTACTGTGCCACGCCTCAATCGGACCGGATCGCGAAGATCGGCCTCTGGAGTGCCGCGACGCTGGTCGTGCTCGCTGTCGGGTTCCCCTATGTCGCGCGCTACTTCCTCTGA
- a CDS encoding DUF2840 domain-containing protein: MRVDPNTARAPRPDAGPLHTDVELTWLEGRIEHWIRFGHDCGETILDRRRRILRFAPGSVFAFVRWASNDFGTIVSRIDIVRAIDRGETYQTLPFVRPGGEILLRISGWPKVERVLQAIDAVEALDIDAADAAPDHWRHLHNRLVAGEPPRPYSRDQHRAWLLRRRLTP; encoded by the coding sequence GTGAGAGTCGATCCCAACACGGCGCGCGCACCGCGCCCTGACGCCGGACCGCTGCACACCGACGTAGAGCTGACCTGGCTCGAGGGGCGCATCGAGCACTGGATCCGCTTCGGCCATGACTGCGGCGAGACGATCCTCGATCGCCGCCGACGCATCCTGCGCTTTGCACCGGGCAGCGTCTTCGCATTCGTCCGATGGGCGTCCAACGACTTCGGCACGATCGTCTCGCGCATCGACATCGTGCGCGCGATCGACCGGGGCGAAACCTATCAGACGCTGCCCTTCGTCCGTCCGGGCGGCGAGATTCTGCTGCGGATCAGCGGTTGGCCCAAGGTCGAGCGCGTGCTGCAGGCGATCGACGCCGTGGAGGCGCTTGACATCGATGCTGCCGATGCCGCGCCCGACCATTGGCGCCATCTCCACAACCGCCTCGTCGCCGGCGAGCCACCGCGGCCCTACAGCCGCGACCAGCACCGCGCATGGCTGCTGCGCCGAAGGCTTACTCCATGA
- the trbB gene encoding P-type conjugative transfer ATPase TrbB, producing the protein MLRTALGPAISGYLEDPSIVEVMLNPDGRLWIDRLSGGLEDTGCRVTPADAERIVRLVAHHVGVEVHANSPRVSAELPESGERFEGLVPPVVAAPCFAIRRPAVAVFTLDDYVDSGIMSAAQAELLRNAVRERKNVLVAGGTSTGKTTLVNALLAEVAKTGDRVVLIEDTRELQCAAPNLVALRTKDGAASLSDLVRSSLRLRPDRIPIGEVRGAEALDLLKAWGTGHPGGVGTLHAGSAIGALRRLEQLIQEAVITVPRALIAETIDLIAVLAGRGSARRLAELAAVKGLSPTGDYVLTPAGEP; encoded by the coding sequence ATGCTGCGCACCGCGCTCGGCCCTGCGATCTCCGGCTATCTTGAAGATCCCAGCATCGTCGAAGTGATGCTAAATCCCGACGGTCGCCTGTGGATCGACCGGTTGTCGGGCGGTCTCGAAGATACCGGCTGCCGCGTCACGCCCGCCGACGCCGAGCGCATCGTGCGCCTCGTCGCACATCACGTCGGCGTCGAGGTCCATGCGAACAGTCCACGCGTCTCGGCAGAGCTGCCGGAAAGCGGGGAGCGGTTCGAGGGCCTGGTGCCGCCGGTGGTGGCCGCGCCGTGTTTCGCCATCCGCCGTCCTGCCGTCGCCGTCTTCACGCTCGACGACTATGTCGATTCCGGAATCATGTCCGCGGCTCAGGCCGAGCTGCTGCGCAACGCGGTGCGCGAGCGCAAGAACGTGCTCGTCGCCGGCGGCACCTCCACCGGCAAGACCACGCTGGTCAACGCTCTCCTCGCCGAGGTCGCCAAGACCGGCGACCGCGTGGTGCTGATCGAGGATACGCGCGAGCTGCAATGCGCGGCGCCAAACCTGGTCGCGCTTCGCACAAAGGACGGCGCCGCCTCGCTCTCCGATCTCGTTCGTTCGTCGCTGCGGCTTCGCCCCGATCGCATTCCCATTGGCGAGGTGCGCGGCGCGGAAGCGCTCGACCTGTTGAAGGCATGGGGAACGGGCCATCCCGGCGGTGTCGGGACGCTTCATGCCGGCTCCGCGATCGGCGCGCTGCGCCGCCTCGAGCAGCTCATTCAGGAAGCCGTGATCACGGTCCCGCGCGCGCTGATCGCCGAGACCATCGACCTCATCGCGGTCCTCGCCGGCCGCGGCTCTGCCAGACGGCTCGCCGAGCTCGCGGCGGTGAAGGGCCTTTCGCCCACCGGCGACTATGTCCTCACCCCCGCTGGAGAACCGTGA
- the merBA gene encoding bifunctional organomercurial lyase/mercury(II) reductase MerBA produces MNDCCASSASQDKFVVSASAARPNYTVRPGVTFPDWSAVISPVVKHTLLAMIGSDHVLNRWSGYDPATDRVRVALLQLYAEGGRAPTTGAIAKRAGMSETAVRPLLEDLRRRDLVVLDEERIVGAYPFADQRTGHRVTLDGRVLNAMCAVDALGVGAMTGRDIAITSSCRHCGAAIRITTRDKGQALAQVEPRSAVMWQSVRYEGACAANSLCATTAFFCSDDHLSAWYREQNADEAGFRLSIEEGLEAGRALFGPSLAGVDAVQDVDSNAETRSISQSASADRTPTNGPMPNRRIRASGRNGGAYDLVVIGAGSAGFSAAITAADQGANVALIGHGTIGGTCVNIGCVPSKTLIRAAETLHNARVTARFAGVSAHAELADWRATVRQKDDLVARLRQAKYADLLRAYNGIAYREGFARLVEGGVEVGDAHIAAGKIIIATGARPAAPVIPGIETIPYLTSTTALDLDALPRSLVVVGGGYIGVELAQMFARAGVKVTLVCRSRLLPEAEPEIGTALTGYFADEEIEVVSGIAYRAIRKTESGVALEIVCDGRNVIIDAEKVLVATGRAPNIDGLGLSEFGVSLSPKGAIIIDDRMRTTRAGIYAAGDVTGRDQFVYMAAYGAKLAAKNALNGDSLRYDNAAMPAIVFTDPQVASVGLTEAAARAAGHAVRVSTIGLDQVPRALAARDTRGLIKLVTDAGSGLLLGAHILAPEGADSIQTAALAIRQGLTVDDLTDTIFPYLTTVEGLKLAALSFGKDVAKLSCCAG; encoded by the coding sequence ATGAACGATTGCTGCGCATCATCGGCGTCCCAAGACAAGTTTGTCGTGTCCGCATCGGCGGCACGGCCAAACTACACCGTGCGGCCCGGCGTGACGTTTCCGGACTGGTCGGCGGTGATCTCGCCCGTGGTTAAACACACCCTGCTGGCGATGATCGGGTCGGATCATGTGCTCAATCGCTGGAGCGGTTACGACCCCGCCACCGATCGTGTCCGTGTCGCGCTGCTTCAGCTCTATGCTGAAGGTGGACGAGCTCCGACCACGGGCGCGATTGCGAAGCGCGCAGGGATGAGTGAGACCGCCGTTCGGCCGCTGCTCGAAGACCTCCGCCGTCGCGACCTGGTCGTTCTCGACGAGGAGCGGATCGTCGGCGCGTATCCGTTCGCCGACCAGCGCACGGGCCATCGGGTCACCCTTGATGGGCGCGTTCTCAATGCCATGTGTGCGGTTGACGCGCTCGGCGTCGGCGCCATGACCGGCCGCGATATCGCGATCACATCGAGCTGCCGTCATTGCGGTGCGGCGATCCGGATCACCACGCGGGACAAGGGTCAGGCGCTAGCCCAGGTCGAGCCGCGGAGCGCGGTCATGTGGCAAAGCGTGCGCTATGAAGGCGCGTGCGCCGCGAACTCACTATGTGCGACGACAGCCTTCTTCTGTTCGGACGATCATCTCTCCGCATGGTATCGTGAACAGAATGCGGACGAGGCCGGATTTCGGCTGTCGATTGAGGAAGGGCTGGAAGCCGGCCGGGCGCTCTTCGGGCCGAGCCTCGCCGGCGTCGATGCGGTGCAGGACGTCGACAGCAACGCCGAAACACGCAGCATTTCACAGTCGGCGTCGGCCGATCGAACACCAACGAACGGCCCAATGCCGAACCGTCGTATCCGTGCGAGCGGGCGCAATGGTGGTGCCTACGATCTTGTCGTCATCGGTGCCGGCTCGGCCGGGTTCTCGGCCGCGATCACCGCCGCCGACCAGGGCGCGAATGTCGCGCTGATCGGCCACGGCACGATCGGCGGAACCTGCGTCAATATCGGCTGCGTGCCGTCGAAGACGCTGATCCGCGCGGCGGAGACGCTGCACAACGCGCGCGTCACGGCGCGTTTCGCCGGTGTCTCAGCGCATGCGGAACTCGCCGATTGGCGCGCGACCGTACGGCAGAAGGACGACCTCGTCGCCAGGTTGCGCCAAGCCAAATATGCCGACCTGCTACGTGCCTATAACGGCATCGCCTATCGCGAAGGCTTTGCGCGTCTTGTCGAAGGCGGCGTCGAGGTGGGAGACGCCCACATAGCCGCAGGCAAGATCATCATCGCGACTGGGGCGCGACCGGCGGCGCCCGTCATTCCCGGCATCGAGACCATTCCCTATTTGACCAGCACGACCGCGCTCGATCTCGACGCGTTACCCCGGTCGCTGGTGGTGGTCGGCGGGGGTTACATCGGCGTGGAGCTCGCCCAGATGTTCGCCCGCGCCGGTGTCAAGGTGACGCTGGTCTGTCGCTCCCGCCTTTTGCCGGAGGCCGAGCCGGAGATCGGCACGGCGCTGACCGGCTATTTCGCCGACGAGGAGATCGAGGTCGTTTCGGGTATCGCCTATCGCGCGATCCGAAAAACCGAGAGCGGCGTGGCTCTCGAGATCGTGTGCGACGGCCGCAACGTGATCATCGATGCGGAGAAAGTCCTGGTCGCCACGGGGCGCGCGCCCAACATCGATGGCCTGGGTTTGTCCGAGTTCGGCGTCTCGCTCTCGCCGAAAGGCGCGATCATCATCGACGACCGCATGCGTACGACCCGCGCAGGGATCTACGCCGCCGGTGACGTCACGGGCCGGGATCAGTTCGTGTATATGGCCGCCTACGGCGCGAAGCTCGCGGCCAAAAACGCCCTCAATGGCGACAGCCTGCGATACGACAACGCGGCGATGCCGGCCATCGTGTTCACCGACCCACAAGTGGCGAGCGTCGGCCTGACCGAGGCTGCGGCGCGCGCGGCGGGGCATGCCGTTCGGGTCTCGACGATCGGTCTCGACCAGGTGCCGCGCGCACTCGCCGCTCGGGACACCCGCGGCCTCATCAAGCTCGTCACTGACGCCGGTAGCGGTCTGCTGCTCGGCGCACATATCCTCGCCCCGGAAGGGGCCGACAGCATCCAGACTGCGGCGCTTGCGATCCGGCAGGGGCTCACCGTCGACGACCTCACGGACACGATCTTTCCGTATCTGACCACAGTCGAAGGCTTGAAGCTCGCGGCTCTGTCGTTTGGCAAGGACGTTGCGAAGCTATCCTGCTGCGCTGGGTGA
- a CDS encoding MerR family transcriptional regulator: MPHLRIGALAARTGTNAPTIRYYEEIGLLRPADRDAGGQRAYGEEDVKRLTFIRRCREFGFSIEQVRSLVALVQDRERSCMDARNVAQEHLLAVRAKLNELKGLERSIAGFIATCDASCAGGPGPDCAILEDLARPS, translated from the coding sequence ATGCCCCATCTGAGGATCGGAGCCCTGGCGGCACGCACGGGCACAAATGCCCCAACCATCCGCTACTACGAAGAGATCGGACTGTTACGGCCGGCGGATCGGGACGCGGGTGGGCAACGAGCCTACGGCGAGGAAGATGTGAAGCGGCTGACGTTCATTCGTCGCTGCCGCGAGTTTGGCTTTTCGATCGAACAGGTCAGATCGCTCGTGGCGCTTGTTCAGGACCGCGAGCGATCGTGCATGGATGCACGAAACGTCGCGCAGGAGCATTTGCTGGCTGTGCGTGCCAAGTTGAATGAACTGAAAGGGCTGGAGCGAAGTATCGCCGGTTTCATCGCGACCTGCGATGCGTCGTGTGCGGGCGGGCCCGGTCCCGACTGCGCGATCCTCGAAGACTTGGCCAGGCCCTCGTGA
- a CDS encoding S26 family signal peptidase has product MTRFGFAITTCAVVLFVGLTSVFHPAPKLLWNASSSVPIGLYALRRALPLHVGELVVVTPPQSLAQFFASRHYLPLGVPLVKHVLALPGQTVCRTGRAITVDGITVGEALERDRFGRALPDWQGCRALTSGEVFVMNTVPADSLDGRYFGPLPLTTIVGRADPIWTREEN; this is encoded by the coding sequence ATGACGCGCTTCGGCTTCGCCATCACTACCTGCGCCGTGGTGCTGTTCGTGGGGCTGACGAGCGTCTTTCATCCCGCGCCGAAGCTGCTGTGGAACGCCAGCTCCAGCGTGCCGATCGGGCTCTACGCCTTGCGGCGCGCGCTTCCGCTCCATGTCGGCGAACTCGTCGTAGTCACGCCGCCCCAATCACTCGCGCAATTCTTCGCGTCGCGCCATTACTTGCCGCTCGGCGTGCCGCTGGTGAAGCACGTCCTCGCGCTTCCCGGCCAAACCGTCTGCCGCACCGGGCGAGCCATCACCGTGGATGGCATCACCGTGGGCGAGGCACTCGAACGCGATCGCTTCGGCCGCGCTCTGCCCGACTGGCAGGGCTGCCGCGCGCTCACGTCTGGCGAAGTCTTCGTCATGAACACTGTGCCGGCCGACTCCCTCGACGGTCGGTATTTCGGGCCACTGCCACTCACCACCATTGTCGGCCGGGCCGATCCGATCTGGACGCGCGAGGAGAACTGA
- a CDS encoding lytic transglycosylase domain-containing protein, with product MPRPSSHSAGIQSSGACVPSFFPAIAAHPAHRSGSHHARRFRRHLHVAVALVLFAAHDIANAQTVPAAQSTVPSKSDRIERFVAEAALRFGIPASWIKTIMQAESRSDVRAVSPKGAMGLMQIMPQTWADLRSRYGLGADPFDPHDNILAGSGYLRELHDRYGAAGFLAAYNAGPGRYEDYLASGRPLPVETQAYVAALAPLLRDDGSAPANVITAIIRSWTSSPLFPMRANDGSSASAVSSGDIGKRRSMPRPATDWTGLAPSSVGLFAPLSAHEPRL from the coding sequence ATGCCTCGACCGTCCTCACACTCAGCGGGCATCCAGTCCTCCGGGGCTTGCGTCCCTTCCTTCTTCCCGGCCATCGCCGCGCATCCCGCTCACCGTTCCGGCTCACATCATGCACGCCGCTTTCGCCGCCATCTGCATGTCGCGGTCGCGCTGGTGCTGTTCGCCGCGCACGACATCGCCAACGCGCAGACCGTACCGGCCGCGCAATCGACCGTGCCATCGAAGAGTGATCGGATTGAGCGTTTCGTCGCGGAAGCCGCGCTGCGTTTCGGCATTCCAGCGTCTTGGATCAAAACCATCATGCAGGCCGAAAGTCGCAGTGACGTGCGCGCCGTGTCGCCCAAGGGGGCGATGGGGCTGATGCAGATCATGCCGCAGACGTGGGCCGACTTGCGGTCGCGCTACGGCCTTGGCGCCGATCCCTTTGATCCGCACGACAACATTCTCGCGGGTTCGGGGTATCTTCGCGAGCTGCACGATCGCTACGGCGCAGCCGGCTTCCTCGCTGCCTATAATGCCGGCCCTGGACGCTACGAAGACTACCTTGCGAGCGGCCGTCCACTGCCGGTGGAGACGCAAGCCTACGTCGCCGCGCTCGCACCGTTGCTGCGCGACGATGGGTCGGCGCCGGCCAACGTCATCACCGCCATCATCCGGTCCTGGACCAGTTCGCCGTTGTTTCCGATGCGCGCGAACGACGGCTCAAGCGCAAGCGCAGTGTCGTCCGGTGACATCGGCAAACGTCGGTCCATGCCAAGGCCGGCGACGGATTGGACGGGCCTTGCGCCCTCATCCGTAGGCCTGTTTGCGCCCTTGTCGGCGCATGAGCCCAGGCTATGA
- a CDS encoding MerR family transcriptional regulator produces the protein MRDQNSAKRLQRAELARRTGANLETVRYYEKVGLLPPPPRTASGYRSYDTAHERRLSFVLRARELGFSLEEVRALLRLVDERDQPCAEASQLAATHLADVRAKIADLRRMEGVLKEVVAQCGDGTRPDCPLIETLFREIPSPQAKPRKPAGGKS, from the coding sequence ATGCGCGATCAGAATTCGGCGAAGCGCCTTCAGCGCGCCGAGTTGGCCCGGCGGACAGGCGCCAATCTCGAAACCGTGCGCTACTACGAGAAGGTCGGCCTGCTCCCGCCACCACCGCGAACCGCCAGCGGCTATCGGAGCTATGACACGGCGCATGAACGCCGCCTCAGCTTCGTACTCAGGGCGCGGGAACTCGGATTCTCGCTCGAAGAGGTACGTGCCTTGTTGCGCCTGGTGGACGAGCGGGACCAGCCTTGTGCGGAGGCGAGTCAGCTCGCGGCAACTCACCTGGCGGACGTGCGAGCGAAGATCGCCGATCTGAGACGGATGGAAGGCGTGCTGAAGGAGGTCGTCGCGCAATGCGGCGATGGGACGCGCCCGGATTGTCCGCTGATCGAAACGTTGTTTCGCGAAATACCAAGTCCGCAAGCCAAACCGCGGAAGCCCGCTGGCGGTAAAAGTTAG